The Pongo abelii isolate AG06213 chromosome 20, NHGRI_mPonAbe1-v2.0_pri, whole genome shotgun sequence genome window below encodes:
- the VMAC gene encoding vimentin-type intermediate filament-associated coiled-coil protein — translation MSAPPALQIREANAHLAAVHRRAAELEARLDAAERTVHAQAERLALHDQQLRAALDELGRAKDREIATLQEQLMTSEATVHSLQATVHQRDELIRQLQPRAELLQDICRRRPPLAGLLDALAEAERLGPLPASDPGHPPPGGPGPPLDNSTGEEADRDHLQPAVFGTTV, via the exons ATGTCTGCGCCGCCGGCCCTGCAGATCCGGGAGGCGAACGCACACCTGGCAGCCGTACACCGGCGCGCGGCGGAGCTGGAGGCGCGGCTGGACGCGGCGGAGCGCACGGTGCACGCCCAAGCCGAGCGCCTGGCCCTCCACGACCAGCAGCTGCGCGCCGCCCTAGACGAACTGGGTCGCGCCAAGGACCG TGAGATTGCCACACTCCAGGAGCAGCTGATGACCTCAGAGGCCACTGTCCACAGCCTGCAGGCCACCGTGCACCAGAGGGACGAGCTCATTAGGCAGTTGCAGCCCCGGGCTGAGCTGCTGCAGGACATCTGCCGCCGCCGGCCACCCCTGGCCGGGCTGCTGGATGCCCTGGCTGAGGCTGAGCGCCTGGGGCCCCTGCCGGCCAGTGACCCCGGCCACCCACCTCCCGGTGGGCCTGGTCCACCCCTTGACAACAGCACTGGGGAAGAGGCAGACAGGGACCACCTCCAGCCTGCGGTGTTTGGGACCACAGTGTGA
- the CAPS gene encoding calcyphosin isoform X2, which produces MDAVDATMEKLRAQCLSRGASGIQGLARFFRQLDRDRSRSLDADEFRQGLAKLGLVLDQAEAEGVCRKWDRDGSGTLDLEEFLRALRPPMSQAREAVIAAAFAKLDRSGDGVVTVDDLRGVYSGRAHPKVRSGEWTEDEVLRRFLDNFDSSEKDGQVTLAEFQDYYSGVSASMNTDEEFVAMMTSAWQL; this is translated from the exons ATGGATGCTGTGGATGCCACCATGGAGAAACTCCGGGCACAGTGCCTGTCCCGCGGGGCCTCGGGCATCCAGGGCCTGGCCAG GTTTTTCCGCCAACTAGACCGGGACAGGAGCAGATCCCTGGACGCTGATGAGTTCCGGCAGGGTCTGGCCAAACTCGGGCTGGTGCTGGACCAGGCGGAGGCAGAGGGTGTGTGCAGGAAGTGGGACCGCGACGGCAGCGGGACACTGGATCTGGAGGAGTTCCTTCGGGCGCTGCGG CCCCCCATGTCCCAGGCCCGGGAGGCAGTCATCGCAGCTGCATTTGCCAAGCTGGACCGCAGTGGGGACGGTGTCGTGACGGTGGACGACCTCCGCGGGGTGTACAGTGGCCGTGCCCACCCCAAGGTGCGCAGTGGGGAGTGGACCGAGGACGAGGTGCTGCGCCGCTTCCTGGACAACTTCGACTCCTCTGAGAAGGACGGGCAG GTCACACTGGCGGAATTCCAGGACTACTACAGCGGCGTGAGTGCCTCCATGAACACGGATGAGGAGTTCGTGGCCATGATGACCAGTGCCTGGCAGCTGTGA
- the NDUFA11 gene encoding NADH dehydrogenase [ubiquinone] 1 alpha subcomplex subunit 11: MAPKVFRQYWDIPDGTDCHRKAYSTTSIASVAGLTAAAYRVTLNPPGTFLEGVAKVGQYTFTAAAVGAVFGLTTCISAQVREKPDDPLNYFLGGCAGGLTLGARTHNYGIGAAACVYLGIAASLVKMGQLEGWEVFVKPKV, encoded by the exons ATGGCGCCGAAGGTTTTTCGTCAGTACTGGGATATCCCCGATGGCACTGATTGCCACCGCAAAGCCTACAGCACCACCAGTATTGCCAGCGTCGCTG GCCTGACCGCTGCTGCCTACAGAGTCACACTCAATCCTCCGGGCACCTTCCTTGAAGGAGTGGCTAAGGTCGGACAATACACGTTCACTGCAG CTGCTGTCGGGGCTGTGTTTGGCCTCACCACCTGCATCAGCGCCCAGGTCCGCGAGAAGCCCGACGACCCCCTGAACTACTTCCTCGGTGGCTGCGCCGGAGGCCTGACTCTGGGAGCACGCA cGCACAACTACGGGATCGGCGCCGCCGCCTGTGTGTACTTGGGCATAGCGGCCTCCCTGGTCAAGATGGGCCAGCTGGAGGGCTGGGAGGTGTTTGTAAAACCCAAGGTGTGA
- the CAPS gene encoding calcyphosin isoform X1: MQCHRDLALSQALWGWQLSKQSGWVHPSLPHSPLLLPSTVHSCSWAPPRLQRHLPLATVSPGTTQLTQGPAGRTLGQTQASCPEPRPSMDAVDATMEKLRAQCLSRGASGIQGLARFFRQLDRDRSRSLDADEFRQGLAKLGLVLDQAEAEGVCRKWDRDGSGTLDLEEFLRALRPPMSQAREAVIAAAFAKLDRSGDGVVTVDDLRGVYSGRAHPKVRSGEWTEDEVLRRFLDNFDSSEKDGQVTLAEFQDYYSGVSASMNTDEEFVAMMTSAWQL, from the exons ATGCAGTGCCACAGGGATCTGGCTCTGTCCCAGGCCCTGTGGGGCTGGCAGTTGAGTAAGCAGTCAGGCTGGGTGCACccatccctcccccactccccactgCTACTGCCCAGCACAGTGCATTCATGCAGCTGGGCCCCGCCCCGTCTCCAGAGGCACCTTCCACTAGCAACAGTCTCCCCAGGCACAACACAGCTAACACAAGGCCCCGCAGGCAGGACTCTGGGACAGACGCAGGCCAG CTGCCCAGAGCCCAGACCAAGCATGGATGCTGTGGATGCCACCATGGAGAAACTCCGGGCACAGTGCCTGTCCCGCGGGGCCTCGGGCATCCAGGGCCTGGCCAG GTTTTTCCGCCAACTAGACCGGGACAGGAGCAGATCCCTGGACGCTGATGAGTTCCGGCAGGGTCTGGCCAAACTCGGGCTGGTGCTGGACCAGGCGGAGGCAGAGGGTGTGTGCAGGAAGTGGGACCGCGACGGCAGCGGGACACTGGATCTGGAGGAGTTCCTTCGGGCGCTGCGG CCCCCCATGTCCCAGGCCCGGGAGGCAGTCATCGCAGCTGCATTTGCCAAGCTGGACCGCAGTGGGGACGGTGTCGTGACGGTGGACGACCTCCGCGGGGTGTACAGTGGCCGTGCCCACCCCAAGGTGCGCAGTGGGGAGTGGACCGAGGACGAGGTGCTGCGCCGCTTCCTGGACAACTTCGACTCCTCTGAGAAGGACGGGCAG GTCACACTGGCGGAATTCCAGGACTACTACAGCGGCGTGAGTGCCTCCATGAACACGGATGAGGAGTTCGTGGCCATGATGACCAGTGCCTGGCAGCTGTGA